The Pseudochaenichthys georgianus chromosome 24, fPseGeo1.2, whole genome shotgun sequence genome includes a region encoding these proteins:
- the tmem200a gene encoding transmembrane protein 200A, translated as MAAAGVLTGLAKLKRQDSARSHNRNLHATPGQGNAPEAAPRKRKRRTDVVIVRGRLRLYSASGFFLILGLVVLSVGIAMATLGYWPHHRNIPSERSATGRGAKTSATGEGNAAKITFIDEDVANSSKGQTVPGTPSKQIAGALARFLEQHRHSERMKMFGPFTMGIGIFIFICANAILHENRDRETKIIHMRDMYSTVIDIHRLRQKEQKQHHHSNSAFGREIGDLRAFGADNAGRLGSNSLLAFSNRSGGSAEEEEVLLGDEESHRHGGQAKLDCSFAGLLAPLYKDRSYRGPGLGRAHSDAVRHQWSVDGDGEKGGHHTRSIVSSSLSAFNLPVIKLNNCVIDEPEMEAITEEERGSERRDGERLKPLSSMESLVVPVPSVAKASKPPGLHRSNSASSSSHCSSVSSCSLSPAPSSTSGCWLSPGAAKSDFGSNSSLHMLGSHSKSLDLERGPSMLSVHPEQRKHPSWPRLDRSNSCRSNGGNRLSSKGYTRLEDREDQGERLLDAAVRRDYSKRDKLLMISRSHNNLSFERDDFNSSTLKRGSSETRF; from the exons ATGGCAGCAGCAGGTGTGCTAACTGGATTGGCTAAGCTAAAACGGCAAGACTCCGCCCGCTCTCATAACCGGAACTTACATGCAACGCCAGGCCAGGGAAATGCCCCAGAAGCTGCCCCCAG AAAGCGGAAACGACGCACTGATGTTGTCATAGTACGCGGCAGGCTACGCCTCTACTCTGCCTCCGGATTTTTCCTCATTCTTGGACTGGTCGTATTATCCGTAGGGATCGCCATGGCGACGCTGGGTTACTGGCCGCACCATAGAAACATTCCCTCAGAAAGATCGGCAACTGGTAGAGGAGCTAAAACGTCTGCAACAGGGGAAGGAAATGCAGCCAAGATCACCTTCATAGATGAGGACGTGGCTAATTCCAGCAAGGGTCAAACTGTTCCAG GTACGCCATCTAAGCAGATCGCAGGTGCTCTGGCACGGTTCCTGGAACAGCACCGTCACTCTGAGCGGATGAAGATGTTCGGGCCGTTCACAATGGGCATTGGGATTTTCATCTTCATCTGTGCTAATGCCATTCTTCATGAAAACAGAGATAGAGAAACTAAG ATAATCCACATGAGAGACATGTACTCCACCGTCATTGACATCCATCGCCTCAGGCAGAAAGAGCAGAAGCAACACCATCACAGCAACAGCGCCTTTGGAAGGGAAATTGGGGATCTTCGGGCATTTGGAGCTGATAACGCAGGACGATTGGGCAGTAACTCCCTCCTGGCGTTCTCCAATCGGTCCGGCGGGTCGGCCGAAGAGGAGGAGGTGCTGCTAGGGGACGAGGAGTCTCACCGACACGGGGGGCAGGCTAAACTGGATTGTAGCTTTGCGGGGCTGTTGGCACCGCTCTACAAGGATCGCTCTTACCGCGGCCCGGGGCTCGGGAGGGCTCACTCGGATGCGGTACGCCACCAGTGGTCGGTGGATGGAGATGGGGAGAAAGGAGGACACCATACGCGCTCCAttgtctcctcctctctctctgcatTTAATCTACCGGTTATAAAACTCAACAACTGTGTAATTGACGAACCGGAGATGGAGGCGATTACTGAGGAAGAGAGAGGAAGCGAGCGGAGGGACGGAGAGAGGTTGAAGCCTCTGAGCTCCATGGAGTCTTTGGTGGTTCCTGTACCATCTGTTGCCAAGGCCTCCAAACCGCCGGGCTTACACCGGAGTAACTCGGCCTCTTCTTCCTCCCACTGTTCCTCCGTCTCCTCTTGCTCCCTCTCCCCCGCCCCCTCCTCTACCTCAGGCTGCTGGCTCTCCCCGGGAGCAGCAAAGAGCGACTTTGGCTCCAACTCCTCCTTGCACATGCTCGGCAGCCACTCCAAATCTCTGGACCTGGAGCGCGGGCCGAGCATGCTCAGCGTTCACCCGGAGCAGCGGAAACACCCCAGCTGGCCCCGCCTCGACCGTAGCAACAGCTGCCGTAGCAACGGGGGCAACCGCCTAAGCAGTAAAGGCTACACACGGCTGGAGGACAGGGAGGACCAAGGCGAGCGGCTGTTAGATGCGGCTGTGAGGCGCGACTACAGCAAGCGGGACAAGCTGCTAATGATATCCAGGTCGCATAATAATCTGAGTTTTGAGCGTGACGACTTTAACAGCAGTACGCTGAAGAGGGGCAGCTCCGAGACTCGGTTCTGA